One region of Trachemys scripta elegans isolate TJP31775 chromosome 8, CAS_Tse_1.0, whole genome shotgun sequence genomic DNA includes:
- the PDZK1IP1 gene encoding PDZK1-interacting protein 1, whose amino-acid sequence MQALQVAALCLLMALEPVNCQQARGNLQPWMQGLIAVAVFLALVAIAFAVNKYWCQEKEENMESVVTIGDTKEEAIVSNGTEGRYSITAADFRSKETQHAYENIVEYEGKVITTPM is encoded by the exons ATGCAGGCTCTCCAGGTTGCTGCCCTATGCCTTTTAATGGCTCTGGAGCCAGTGAATTGCCAGCAAG CCCGGGGAAATCTCCAGCCGTGGATGCAGGGGCTTATTGCAGTGGCTGTTTTCCTAGCCCTGGTGGCGATTGCTTTTGCAGTCAATAAGTATTGGTGTCAAGAAAAAGA GGAAAATATGGAGTCGGTGGTCACCATAGGAGACACGAAGGAGGAGGCTATCGTATCCAACGGGACCGAGGGGAGGTATTCAATCACAGCAGCTGATTTCAG GTCCAAAGAAACCCAGCACGCCTATGAAAATATTGTTGAGTATGAGGGGAAAGTCATCACTACTCCAATGTAA